CACAGCAAGGAAAGTGAGGGGATCGAGTGCTCGTGTTCACTCCCTGAAGGCTCTCCAATGGCtgtagttaatttttttctatattattaaTTGAGATACAATTTACATACCATAAGTCCACATTTTGAAGTGGTGGATATAATTCAGTGTTATTACTATATTCACAGGgtcatgcaaccatcaccactgtctaatttcagaacattttcatcactccaaaaagaaacccAGTACCCATTAGCAGTCGCTTCCCATTCGTCTCAGCTTCCAGCAAtctactaatctactttctgtttttatggatttgccttttctgaactTTTGTATACATGGAATCATATATCATGTAGTCTTTTGCTTCTGGCTTCTTATTATTGAAATTTCAAGGAACACAGAGCTTTCTCTATTGCTCAGAACTCCTTTGGTCACAATCAATAGAGAACACAACCCAAACTACCTtaaattgaatgaatgagtgagggaTAGAATTTATTGGCTCTTGTAATTAAGAAGTATATAGGTAACTGGAATCCAAGGGTTCCAATTGTTATCAGGATCAGGACCCAGTCTTGCTCTTCTGTTCCTTGGCTCTATTTTCTTCAGTGTTGGCTCCATCATCAAGTAAGCTCTCCCCTGATAGTGGCAGGATGGGTACCAACAGCTCTTGAATCATAGCCTGTCCTCTTCAGCAGTCCTAGCAGAAATAGACATTCTCTTCCTTAACAGTTGAAAGTCTCAGAATGGAGACACACTGGACCGTCTAGGGCCTATGCCTATATACATAACATAGTggctaaaggaaatgaaatactcTGGCCAGGTCAGATCCAGGTGACTATCATCACCTGGGGAATCTGTTTCCCCCATTATCTAGGCCTGGGTCACATGCCCCCACCTTGAATTCAGCAGTACAATCAGCCCATCTGACCACATAAGCTAACAAAACGAAAGGAGTCTCTTACCAGAAAGAGGGAAGGCTGTATACTGGGTAAGCAAAAATTATAGATATCCACTGCAGTGTCAGCGCTGAAAAGGCTGTTAAGAATCATCTAGTCCAGCCTCTTCAGcttacagatggggaagctgaagTGCAGGGATGCTTTTCTCAGATTCCCTGAATCACTAACAGAGCTGTGTTGTCCATGTCCTGCCAAAGACCCATTCAAATTCTCCCTCTCCAAGGCTTGCCTAGGCTGGTGCTAAGTCAGCAGAAAGAAAAGcatattattttgctttgttttcttaccCAAATTCCTCCTGGCAGGACCTCTTCATGCTCTATGTAGCTTAGCCAAAAGTTTGGCATGTCAGCCAGGTTGTCTAGCCTTTGCACTAAAACAAAATACccacatgatctactctgcacACCTCAAGTGACTGGAATCTTTGGGGGGATCTTAATGGTCACAACTCTAAGGAATGTGTAAAGAGGGTGTCTGATAATGAGATTACCAAAAACACCTTAATTCATTCAtagatttcttctttcatttttaagagtTCCTGTAATAATTCGTGCTAGGCtgctaacagaaaaaaaaaatagtcctcACCCCAAAGAGCACAGATAACTTTCCCCAGCTATTTAGAGTTAGGGCAGGAAATGGATCTAGAATAGACTGTGCAATAAGAAGTTTTTTGCCTTTCAAggttattcttttccatttcacaTTGCCCATCCACCTCAAATGCTTGCTTTGTGAACTACTGAGGTCGACAAAAATCCTAGGAATCAACAGACCAGAGTAATCTGCATCCTGCCCCCCGCCTAGGCATCACATCCAGTTGTTTAGCAATGTTTATTGATTATCTGCTGTGTGACGCATCGGCTCTGGGTGAATATCGGTGAATATAAGACAGGGAAAATTTCCTGTCCTAAAGGACTTTACATTGTAGTAGAGCAGAACCTAGCTTCTCTGCTAGGGAAGTGGGCAGAGGAGAATTCCCAGGAGCTAGAATTCTTTAATTTGCCTCCTTTGTGCCTTCATATGTTAAGTTGTTGGTtttgtttagtgactaagtcatgtccaactctttgcaaccccatggtcagtggcccaccaggctcctctgtccatggggtttcctaggcaagaatattggagtaggttgccattcccttctccaggcaatcttcccagcACAAggattaaactcaggtctcctgcattgcaggcagattttttactgtctgagccaccagcaaagccctcaTATATAAGACCCAAAGTAATTCTGTTTGGTTCTTACACTTTAAACCAATTTTGCAATAATCACTGATATAGAATTTACCCTTTAAGTGGAACAGGAGTTACTCATGGAAAGGTAGATGAACCTATGGAGTCTATAAGCTggaatactttaataaaaatataatgcaaccatttggggggaaaaatacCTAACAACCCATGTTAGCCTCACTGTTTTATGTTATTAACTGTTATTACATAAAAAGATTACGTTTgccccttccttttttttattcAGCAATTTAATTGAAGTTTTATGTGAGGTTTTAAAATCTACATGTTCTTCAAATTCATATCCCTTTTCTCATCACAGAATTCATGTAAACTCTAATGGAATTTTCCTGGTGAGAGCTTCCAGTCCTGCTGGGCAAACATCCGCTTCCCATATTTCTGAGCAAATTGCTACCTCTCCAGTAGGGCAACATGGAAAAATTTCAATTAGAAACAATCAAATCCCATGAAGCAAGACTAAATCCTATAATGCTGAATTCCAGTAACATTTTTGCTGGCctatcttttctcattttccccaAGAGTACTTTTCTATTTCCTATTCTGTCTTCCAAGTACCAAAGCTGGTTTCCAGCTCAAAATTCTTTGTACCACCCCCATGCCACCTCTCATTTGCTATAATACATCATCAAgctttctatattatttttaaccTCTGACAGTGATATACAAAGCACTGCTGTAAAGCATCCTTTTTTGCTAACAGGAGAACTCTCCTAGTGGTTTATATTTCTCTTATATCCTAACAGTGTCTCATCGGGTAGATTCTGGTATCTACTTGGAGAGAGGACCCTGGCCTCTATAATAATGAAATACTAATAGAGAAGGACTCAGACGCTACTACTTTTTTTTGAATGCCTTCTAAAATTGCTTTCATGTACATTATTTCATGTACAATTGCAGTTTATTCCAGAACAATGCAATGTGATATTTATAAACATAGTAATCCCGTAGTGTAACATATTTATTCAGTGACAACTTTCAGTCTATTGATTGAAGAAGAATGTACCAGTTGTTCATCAGATTTAAGCATTTGTATCCTCCATGGTTCCTCTTGAAGTAACACAAACAGCTGTGAATAAGGAAGCATGCTGAAGCTATGTCTATGTTATACATGTAATCAGTGGTAAATTCCATTTAATGCATGTCTGACTATAAAAATCCAGTGAAGCTTAACTATTCAAGTAGGGTTTCATCTTGAATTTGAGATTACCATTCAAATAACAGCAGCAGTGTTAGTGTTGACAGTTTATATTGTAGAACCTACATGTATTCAGATGTGCATAAATGGTGATAGACAACAgtaaataagatatatatataataaccatACAAAAATTCAACTTTTACAATTGAATTTTCCCAACAAAGAACctagatttctttttcctttttaagtttcAGGAGGCACTTAGGCTTAGGAAAAAATCATCTAACCATCTAAAAATCATCTAatcttcttttctgtatttttattttccactccCTGTCTCTCTTGTCTTAAGGATGATCTTATTCTGCTaagactgctgtaacaaaatatcacagactgggtggcttaaacaacagaactttattttcttatagctctggaggctggaagtccaagataaaAGAGTTAAAAAGTTTGGTTTCTCTTGAGGCTTCCTTTTGTGGCTTTCAGATAACTGCCTTCTTGCTTTATCTTCACATGGCCTATTCTTTCTCTTCACATGGCAATGCAAGCACATCGCCAGTGTGTCTACCTCTTCACAGGATGACTGGAGTTAGAATCCCTAGACTCAAGATCAGAAATTAAGCATATAAATTTTGGAAGGACAAAAATTAGTCCATACAGGTACCGTACATTctatttcatctctctctctacCTGACATTCTCTCTGTTCCCAAGTAGGAATGTTACAGACCCGTTTCTATTACTTGTAAACATGTAAACATCTACTGATTGGGGTTAGACACATTCAAGTTGGGCATCAAGCCACAGGCCAATGGAGGAATTTTAGTTTCCATCAACAGGTAAAGTCATGGAGCTAAGGATCAGAAATTAGGCAGCAGCTAGTGTGATAGGAGACTATAATTTTAAGTTCAGAGTTaggaaataaagtattttctattCTCTGTCATCCATTCAATCCTTTCTATattcaaaaatatcaaaaagatAATTGAAGAGAAATGTCATTTCCTTATTCCCATGTCTTACTTCCTTGAGTGGTTTATATGAATTTAGGTACAGAGTATTTCTCAGAATAGAATTTGGGCTTCTCTCTTAGGTGGACACCTCCAAAACCCTAGAAATCCAGTAGTCTGGTATTGGGTATAGAGTAGGTATTGCCTGGAATATCTCCAGGGGGCCACAGCATCACCCCCACCTCTACAGACTCACCCCATTGACCCAACACTCCATCAGAGGTTGGTGTCAACCAACTGCCCAGGCTGTTGTAGCACCTGTTTCCTTCTATTTATGGCATTAAGAACTTTCTTCCTGGGACCCAGCTGCATGTGTATGCTCTGAAGGTCCTCATCAGAGCAAAGCAGCAGAGCTTCCAGATCAATTTGCTCTCTCATGAAAATAGGAAGGAATTCTTCCAAGTAGTGCGACTGCAAGAACACTTCCAGGGCAGTAGCATCAACCACATCTTCCTCCCATTCCACTTCATCCTCATCCCAGGGCAGATCACCTTCATGGTTGTTTTCCTCTCCCTCTTCATCAGCCTCAGCTTCTCCTTGTCTCTGAAACAATTCACTGGGCATTGTAAGCCCCAGCTCTCTCCTGCTGTCTGAGATGTCTTCAGGGCTGAATATTCTATTCCTTCCAAAAACAACATTTCCTAGACCTGGACGGTTGAGAATGGATTCGTGTTGCATACAGCTGTCCCCCTTTGCAGACAACTGGAGCTTCTCTATGAAGTCCCCTGAGAATTCATCTTCCTCATCCTCTCTGAACACTTCCACCACATTCTTCTGTCCACTTCTGCTCTCATTCCCTAACTGCTCTGCTGTATCTTTGTTCTTCTTGAACTTAAGCTTGAGGGTATCTTTAATACCCTTAGACAGTGACCCAAATGTGTTAGAAGCAGAAGCATTTGAAAGCAGTGACCTAGTGAAAGTTCCCTTGGCAGAAGAAAGAGTCCCAGATTCCTCCTTGCTGTATGTGCGGGCCATCTTATTTTGGTGCTTCTCCTGGAGCCTCTCACACTCTTTGATCTGCCTCTTGACATTCTTCTGagcctgctccttctgcctggtGACTTTCTTGGGGTTCATGATGTTCTGGGCAGTGGCAGCCTTATCCAGAAGAGCAACACATTCATTCTGCTCTCTGCTGGCAGCAGCATCCAGTGGAGACTGTAAGTCATTGTCCAGAGCAAAGATGTTGGCACCAAAGTTGATCAGGAATGAGACGCAGTGGGCATGACCGTTGGAGGCTGCATAATGTAAAGGAGTATTTCCCCAGATGTCACATCTATTAGGATCCCCTctagaagagaaaatataaacaatacaTACTAATTTTCTCTCTGAAGATGAggtctaagaaataaaaaaataaagaacaaaatgcaAGTTAATCTTGCCTTGACATTGTTACAAGGTAACTTCAAAAGCCCAGGTATGTCACATTTAGGCATCACGTGGCCAGAAACAATCCATGTCTACCCTGTATCtcatttttcaaagcaaaaaagCTTTCTAAGAAACTCCCAAAATGAGTAACTTTCATGTCTTATTGGCCAGAATCAGATCCCATACCTAGGAGAAAAAAAGTAGAGCTACCTTATTTATCTAAGATCAATTAGATGTTTCCCCTAGATAGGATTACCCCATGCTATGCTGGTAAATGTTAACAACCATCTCATTAAGGGAAAATAATCAAACACTGATTTATATAGCATGTGGTGGTAAATACACCACCACAACACATTTTAAGCACTAATATGACATTACTGGACACAGAATTTGGAAGAGAGGCATAGTAGCTATTGATTATAAATTATTCCCACCACATAGATATTTAATAGATGTACACAATCTTAAGAGCAAAGATAATAGTAAAATGTGgtaaaataattagaaaggaataagttttgagtattacctttttaatataatttattaaatttaagtttatataattttatttttaataatgaattgTTTATCTGATTCAGACTTCCTAAAAACTTAGCAATCATCTCTCCTGAGCTTGTTAGATAGAGCTGGTTCTGAAACCATATCCTGTACCTTAAAGGATCAAGGTTCATAAGGTAGAAACAAGATAGAAACAAAAATGATAGTGTCAAGAACACCAAACCTGTTTCACAGAGTACCAGGGAAACCACAGTTGTGGAAACAACTTGCAGAAAGCCCTTCCAACTGAGCATGAGCATCACACAGATGCCCTGAGGGACTTGAATGACTGATAGTGCACTCTGGATATCACAGACTGAAAACCCATTACATGTTACGTACTGGACCCTTTCACCTCTAAAACTGCACATGTAACCCATGAAGAGGCATGAAGGACTGTCCAGCCTTCACTCTTGAAACTTACATTGAAACTTACACTTACTTTCCATCATTTGTTTCTAAGCAGCCTCCCCCTCTTTTTCCTTACTTCCACAGTAAACACCCCATTCAAAAGCCAATCAAGGAGATGAATCTAAAACAGTGCCTCTTGTCTCCTTGTTTTCCACCCTTCAACAAAACCTTTTCTCTCTGCAAAGACCATTGCCTTGGTCTTTCCATTGCACAGTGGGCAACAAACCCACTTGCTCAGTTATAGTTCCAGCACACAATTGTTACCCTCCTCTGAGTCATAGGTAAGGGAAAAATAACAACGAAACTGGTTTTCCAacagcaagaaagaaaagaggaatggATGTTGGGCAGGAAGCAGTGTCTAATACAACTAATATTTGTACAAAGGGTCTATTGATTCTTCACTTTACTTTCACATAATAATGAATGGTTTGGGcatccctaatggctcagatgtaaaagaacctgcctatatgcaggagaccctgatttgatccttgggttgggaagatcccctggagaagggaatggctacccactccagtattcttgcctggagaattccatggatagaggagcctggtgggctatagtccatggggttgcagagtcgtacatgactgagtgactaacactacaaTGATTTAAGGTAGAATTGGGGGCAATATTAGATAGCATTAAGGGTACATGGTAGGTAAAGAagatttgtggaatgaatgtCTACTAGAATCCTGCCCCAGGCTAAATCACCACCCCTTGCCCTTCTCCTGTGAGGCCTTAAGTTACAAACAAGCATAAATGAAAAGTAATAACTTACTGTTAACTATGGCTCTGACCCCAAGCCACTGTTGAGAACTCTGATAATACAAGTACTAAAGGGCATCTTCCTTTGCCCTAGTCCAGACTCCAAAACCAGGATCTCTGCAACCTTTGGCCAGGCTAGCCCCATGGGATGGCAGGAGAGAGAGTCTGAGAAGGTGTTTAACATTCCTGGCAAGCAGCAGGTGAAACAGGAGAAAAGGTCCATGCCCTTGCAACTGGCATGTTAATACACTGTGTCCTTCTGTTCCTTGCTATTTAAAGTTTGATCCATAGACCAGCAGCAGTAACATCACCTTCAAATTTGttggaaatgcagaatcttggACCTCATTCCAGACTTCCTGAATCAGAATCTGAagtttaacaagatccccaggttaAGTTCACTGCAGGTTAAGACCTGCACTAGTTAAGGTGACCCAACCAGTGTCCTATAATTTAGTGAATCAGATTTGTATTATAATTCTTCCATAGGAAACTTTGGTTTCTTCATGCTTGTTCGTTACAAAGCACTTACACATTCACTGcccccaccaccactaccaccaatcacaatttttctcttaaaaaagaaaaagaacaactcTCAGAGGGGTAAATAAGACCAAGCACTCAGTTGATTTGCCCGCCAGTTCACTGCAGTACACTTTGGATCAGGCCTGCCTGCATGTCTAATGGTCTCTAACACAATATGGTCTTATGTTAACTCACCTCAGCTTTACATTTTATCTACAATGAGGCCTCAAGTTCAATTTTTCTAGGACTCATTGTCCTTATCTATAAATTGAGGATAATATTACCTATTCATTGAACTATAATATGAATAAAGTCAACACACATAAAGCATTAGAAAAGTGCTTGGTACATAATGAATACTAAATAAATTTTACCTGTTATCATTTCCTTTGACTCTAAACTCAAAacatttaatttcatatatttttgtcttGTACCCATTCTGGTAGATTCCTGCAACACTACAATAACTCTTCTGGCCTTTCAACACTTATAATCTTAATTTGTCAAGTACACCCTGCCCTGTTTAGATAATATGTCTCAGAGGGCAAAAGCCATGTGTTTTGTCCTTTGTATGGTATCTTCCATATCTCCTAGCAGATGTCTCAAAAACAACCCAAAGAAGCCAAGATGTGATGTAACTAACTTAATGGGGCCacgttttttttgtgttttttttttctttttttccaacaaaGTCATAGTTAAGTTCAAGCTCCATCTAAAAAGAACAGGTATTGTTCAGCTGTGGCTAATTGCTATAGTGAATAAAAGCAGACACAATATTGCCAGAGCTTCCATTTTCCAAATAAAACCAGAAATCTAGAATTTCAGGTGaagctttttgatttttaaatgttggcttaaatttaagagaaaattacAGTGAGGT
This window of the Capricornis sumatraensis isolate serow.1 chromosome 3, serow.2, whole genome shotgun sequence genome carries:
- the ANKS4B gene encoding ankyrin repeat and SAM domain-containing protein 4B — its product is MSTRYHQAASDSYLELLKEATKRDLNLSDEDGMTPTLLAAYHGNLEALEIICSRGGDPNRCDIWGNTPLHYAASNGHAHCVSFLINFGANIFALDNDLQSPLDAAASREQNECVALLDKAATAQNIMNPKKVTRQKEQAQKNVKRQIKECERLQEKHQNKMARTYSKEESGTLSSAKGTFTRSLLSNASASNTFGSLSKGIKDTLKLKFKKNKDTAEQLGNESRSGQKNVVEVFREDEEDEFSGDFIEKLQLSAKGDSCMQHESILNRPGLGNVVFGRNRIFSPEDISDSRRELGLTMPSELFQRQGEAEADEEGEENNHEGDLPWDEDEVEWEEDVVDATALEVFLQSHYLEEFLPIFMREQIDLEALLLCSDEDLQSIHMQLGPRKKVLNAINRRKQVLQQPGQLVDTNL